Proteins from one Elusimicrobiota bacterium genomic window:
- the rpsU gene encoding 30S ribosomal protein S21 — MVGVKVREGESIEEALRRFKRGCERDGILQEIKRREFYKPPSVVRKEKLAESRRRKSRRYFKKSY, encoded by the coding sequence ATGGTTGGAGTTAAAGTAAGAGAAGGCGAATCAATTGAAGAAGCACTGAGGCGTTTTAAACGCGGCTGTGAAAGAGACGGTATCCTTCAGGAAATTAAAAGAAGAGAATTCTATAAACCGCCGAGCGTTGTGCGCAAGGAAAAACTTGCAGAATCTCGCCGCAGAAAGTCAAGAAGATATTTCAAAAAAAGCTACTAA
- a CDS encoding histidine triad nucleotide-binding protein has product MSDCIFCKIAEKKIPAAAVFEDDEIFAFNDVNPQAPVHILIIPKKHIPSVMDLKDKDRELIGKIHLVAQALAVKEKVSETGFRLIVNNGPDAGQAVGHLHFHLLGKRKLGWPPG; this is encoded by the coding sequence ATGTCTGATTGTATTTTTTGTAAAATTGCGGAGAAAAAAATACCGGCGGCTGCTGTTTTCGAAGATGATGAAATATTTGCTTTCAATGACGTAAATCCCCAGGCGCCAGTCCACATATTGATTATCCCAAAAAAGCATATTCCATCGGTAATGGACTTAAAAGACAAGGACCGGGAATTGATCGGAAAAATTCATTTGGTTGCGCAAGCTTTAGCGGTAAAAGAAAAAGTATCGGAAACCGGGTTTCGCTTAATTGTTAATAACGGCCCGGATGCCGGCCAGGCAGTAGGCCATCTGCATTTCCACCTGCTTGGAAAAAGGAAACTAGGCTGGCCCCCAGGTTGA
- a CDS encoding nucleoside deaminase has translation MISSNNNDGFFMEKAIEEAQRSLKNSEVPVGAVIAKNDKIIAKAYNRIETENDATAHAEILAIRKAGRKTGNWRLSDSTLYVTVEPCAMCLTAIHLARIKKIVFGCASFNKMYTNRSLKKPELVQIPDITIQEKCSKMMKDFFKKARNARRIK, from the coding sequence ATGATTTCATCAAACAATAACGACGGGTTCTTCATGGAAAAAGCTATTGAAGAAGCGCAAAGATCATTGAAAAACAGTGAAGTTCCCGTAGGCGCAGTAATTGCAAAAAACGACAAAATAATTGCAAAAGCTTATAATCGCATAGAAACGGAAAATGATGCGACAGCACATGCGGAAATACTTGCGATACGTAAAGCTGGCCGAAAAACAGGCAATTGGAGGCTGTCAGATTCAACTCTTTATGTGACCGTAGAACCATGCGCCATGTGCCTGACTGCCATCCATTTGGCAAGAATAAAAAAAATTGTATTCGGGTGTGCTTCTTTTAATAAAATGTACACGAATCGTTCTTTAAAAAAACCCGAACTTGTACAAATACCGGATATAACCATCCAAGAAAAATGCTCAAAAATGATGAAAGATTTTTTTAAAAAAGCGAGAAACGCGCGCAGAATAAAGTGA
- the nadA gene encoding quinolinate synthase NadA: MNNNSNKKITEKIQELKTKRNAVILVHNYQLPEVQDIADLSGDSLELSRKAAKTDADVIVFCGVHFMAETAAILSPDKTILLPDANAGCPLANTITSEDVRSLKKKYPGVPVVSYVNTSAAVKAETDIACTSANAEKVIASLKEKEVIFVPDKYLASYVQSKSDKKIIMWNGYCPTHLKILPEDIKKLKTKYPDSKVLVHPECHMEVVKLADEVLSTSGMIRYAKESNLKTFIIGTEVGLLHKLKKDNPDKVFVPASELAVCPNMKLITLEKVLWSLEEMKPEVKVSKETREKALKSVNRMIEIVA; encoded by the coding sequence ATGAATAATAATTCAAATAAAAAAATAACCGAAAAAATCCAGGAATTAAAGACTAAAAGAAATGCGGTAATTCTGGTACACAATTACCAGCTGCCTGAGGTTCAGGATATTGCTGATTTATCAGGAGATTCGCTTGAGCTTTCAAGAAAAGCAGCAAAAACCGATGCGGACGTTATCGTTTTTTGCGGGGTTCATTTTATGGCTGAAACCGCCGCGATTTTGTCCCCGGATAAAACCATACTTCTTCCTGATGCAAACGCGGGATGCCCTTTGGCAAATACAATAACGTCTGAAGATGTGAGAAGTTTAAAGAAAAAATACCCCGGAGTACCTGTTGTAAGTTATGTAAATACCTCGGCTGCCGTAAAAGCCGAAACAGATATCGCCTGCACATCGGCAAATGCAGAAAAAGTAATTGCTTCCCTTAAAGAAAAAGAAGTTATTTTTGTCCCGGACAAATATCTTGCCAGTTACGTGCAGTCTAAATCCGATAAAAAAATAATTATGTGGAACGGCTACTGCCCCACGCATTTAAAAATACTTCCGGAAGATATCAAAAAACTGAAAACAAAATATCCGGATTCAAAAGTTTTAGTACACCCTGAATGCCATATGGAAGTTGTTAAACTTGCTGACGAAGTACTTTCAACAAGCGGAATGATACGTTATGCCAAAGAATCAAATTTAAAAACTTTTATTATCGGCACCGAAGTGGGCCTTTTGCATAAACTTAAAAAAGACAACCCCGATAAAGTTTTTGTTCCAGCCAGTGAATTAGCCGTATGCCCTAACATGAAGCTTATTACTCTTGAGAAGGTTCTTTGGTCACTTGAAGAAATGAAACCGGAAGTAAAAGTTTCAAAAGAAACAAGAGAAAAAGCACTGAAATCCGTAAACAGAATGATTGAAATTGTCGCATAA
- the cysE gene encoding serine O-acetyltransferase yields MFKTLREDVKTIFEKDPAARNFIEVLLCYPGLHAIILHRIAHKLYNKKYFTLARIISQINRHFTGIEIHPGAKIGKNFFIDHGMGVVIGETTEIGDNVLMYKGVVLGGTTLSKGKRHPTIGNNVVIGSNAIVLGAIKIGDQARVGAGSVVLKEVPNGATVVGVPGRVVVGFSQEDLNKLEHNKLPDPIAEGFDFLTKRIDKLEEEIKRKK; encoded by the coding sequence ATGTTTAAAACATTAAGGGAAGACGTAAAAACTATTTTTGAGAAAGACCCGGCAGCAAGAAACTTTATTGAGGTTCTGCTTTGCTATCCCGGCCTGCATGCGATCATTCTTCACCGCATTGCGCATAAACTTTATAATAAAAAATATTTTACGTTAGCCCGCATTATATCCCAGATAAACAGGCATTTTACCGGGATTGAAATTCATCCCGGCGCAAAAATAGGGAAGAATTTTTTTATTGACCATGGAATGGGAGTTGTAATAGGCGAAACCACGGAAATAGGCGACAACGTTCTTATGTACAAAGGAGTTGTCCTCGGCGGAACAACTTTAAGCAAAGGCAAAAGGCATCCTACTATCGGAAACAATGTGGTAATAGGCTCAAATGCAATTGTACTCGGAGCTATTAAAATAGGCGACCAGGCAAGAGTCGGCGCGGGCTCCGTGGTACTAAAAGAAGTACCAAACGGAGCTACTGTTGTAGGAGTTCCCGGAAGAGTAGTAGTTGGATTTTCACAAGAAGACCTTAACAAACTTGAACACAACAAATTACCTGACCCGATAGCAGAAGGATTCGATTTTCTTACTAAAAGAATTGACAAACTTGAAGAGGAAATAAAAAGAAAGAAATAA
- a CDS encoding DUF523 domain-containing protein has translation MNQKALVSACLCGDKCRYDSKGLKIIPKIKKLKNIFKVCPEKLGGLPVPRKKSFIVNGNGRAVLQGCAKVVDEKGKDVTANFLKGAQKVLNLVQKNGIRKAIMKARSPSCGKDGVTFALLKLNKIKIEIVD, from the coding sequence ATGAACCAGAAAGCCCTTGTCAGTGCCTGCCTTTGCGGCGATAAATGCCGTTATGACTCCAAAGGGTTAAAGATCATTCCCAAAATAAAAAAATTAAAGAACATTTTTAAAGTGTGCCCGGAAAAATTAGGTGGTTTGCCCGTCCCAAGAAAAAAATCATTTATTGTAAATGGCAACGGGAGGGCAGTTTTGCAAGGGTGTGCGAAAGTTGTAGATGAAAAAGGTAAGGATGTTACGGCTAATTTTTTGAAAGGTGCACAAAAAGTTTTAAACCTGGTTCAAAAAAATGGAATCAGGAAGGCGATTATGAAAGCAAGAAGCCCTTCCTGTGGAAAAGACGGGGTAACATTTGCACTGCTGAAACTAAATAAAATCAAAATTGAGATAGTGGATTAG
- a CDS encoding cyclic nucleotide-binding domain-containing protein, whose product MDRYLTDQEKLLAKSLLKNIDFLKDLPDPELDQLANSLEKKNFKPEQTVVFQGEISSKLYIVCDGLVGVFVRIGGEKKKVAELRVGDYFGEMSLLEPATASATIRAEKPSVICAISCDNFKKIVEKNTVALETLKKKITARKEASKPK is encoded by the coding sequence ATGGACAGATATTTAACAGACCAGGAAAAATTACTGGCAAAAAGTCTATTGAAAAACATAGATTTTCTCAAAGACCTCCCGGATCCGGAGCTGGACCAGCTGGCTAATTCGCTTGAAAAGAAAAATTTTAAGCCTGAACAAACTGTTGTTTTTCAGGGCGAGATTTCCAGCAAACTTTATATTGTTTGCGATGGTCTGGTGGGGGTTTTTGTAAGAATCGGCGGAGAGAAAAAGAAGGTGGCGGAGTTAAGGGTGGGGGATTATTTCGGGGAAATGTCATTGCTTGAACCTGCGACCGCCAGCGCTACAATTCGCGCAGAAAAACCATCCGTAATATGCGCCATATCCTGTGATAATTTTAAAAAAATAGTTGAAAAAAATACGGTTGCACTTGAAACCTTAAAGAAAAAAATAACTGCAAGAAAAGAAGCTTCAAAACCTAAATGA
- a CDS encoding CHASE2 domain-containing protein, with protein sequence MTKKKSTGLLSDLLIGLIISLVLIGAFLLQVSFFEGFEYKFYDMRAKLRKSKGPSNKIAIVTIDDQSIANIGRWPWPRAVIAELINQIAKSNPKVIGLNILFTEPDRNQGLEELKKLKESYIAIIFQTQGKLKLKKDKELLMNFMQSLSEAEASIDNDTILTTSIESAQNIVLPMFFTLGKPLSTEQAGGESSVLSSNTITNVTKVDEKDQKKLAVLEGYMPTTPLDLFAEVSAGIGHSNLVADLDGVVRRECPVIKCNDKYYPSFALQLVRIYLGLPLDGIKLSPGRELSFGSANIPLGNNNSMLIDFSGPVQTYQYNSVFDVLTEKIPSDVFKDKIVLVGYMATGLTELNTVPAGNNFPSTEIIANSIQNIIEQKFIMRPKWSFAVELGSLLVCAAFITFLLPKLKAKWGAIFSVVLLLIILGAGTYFFVFNGLWIKVFYPSFLLIFGYTVITSKRFLLTEKRKELVEAESIETNKMLGLSFQGQGMLDLAFEKFRKCPLDDTVKDLLYNLGLDFERKRQFNKAASVYEHVATADPKFKDIEERMKTLKAVSEGMMMGSVPGSKRTKGDTVIMEGLANQAPTLGRYEIVKELGHGAMGTVYLGKDPKINRLVAIKTVRFEDDLPEEEMKAIKQRFFREAESAGNLSHPNIIRIFDAGEDYDVSYIAMELLEGEDLKKYGEKANLLPIKDVINILIRVADGLDFAHKQGVVHRDIKPANIMMLKDGSIRITDFGIARVMASSKTQTGTVLGTPSHMSPEQVAGKKVDGRADLFSFGVMMFELLTGQKPFQGDSIATLIYRIANEKHPDPKSIRTDFPDCLVPVIDKALQKDPNNRYQTGKEIVDDLTVCLGKL encoded by the coding sequence ATGACCAAAAAGAAATCAACAGGATTGTTGTCGGATTTACTGATAGGGCTGATAATTTCCCTGGTTTTAATAGGTGCGTTTTTATTGCAGGTCTCCTTTTTTGAAGGTTTCGAATATAAATTTTATGACATGCGCGCAAAACTGCGCAAAAGCAAAGGCCCCAGTAATAAAATCGCTATTGTAACTATTGACGATCAAAGTATTGCCAACATAGGCAGGTGGCCCTGGCCGCGCGCGGTTATTGCGGAATTAATCAACCAGATTGCCAAATCCAATCCGAAAGTTATAGGTTTGAATATTTTGTTCACTGAGCCGGATAGAAACCAGGGTTTGGAAGAGTTAAAGAAACTTAAAGAGAGTTATATAGCAATTATTTTCCAGACCCAGGGTAAACTGAAATTGAAAAAAGATAAAGAACTGCTGATGAATTTCATGCAGTCTTTAAGCGAAGCAGAAGCAAGTATAGATAATGACACAATTCTTACTACATCCATCGAATCAGCCCAAAATATAGTCCTTCCGATGTTTTTCACTTTAGGTAAACCTCTCTCTACAGAACAAGCAGGAGGAGAGTCTTCTGTATTATCCAGCAATACTATAACCAATGTAACAAAAGTGGATGAAAAAGACCAAAAAAAGCTAGCTGTGCTTGAAGGATATATGCCTACAACACCGCTCGATTTATTTGCAGAAGTTTCTGCGGGCATCGGGCATTCAAATCTTGTTGCGGATTTGGATGGTGTAGTCAGGCGCGAATGTCCGGTGATAAAATGCAATGACAAATATTATCCGTCATTTGCTTTACAGCTTGTCAGGATTTATCTTGGATTGCCGCTTGATGGGATAAAATTAAGCCCGGGCAGAGAGCTGTCTTTCGGCAGCGCAAATATTCCGCTTGGAAATAATAACTCAATGCTGATTGACTTCAGCGGTCCGGTGCAAACCTACCAGTATAATTCTGTTTTTGACGTTTTGACAGAAAAAATACCCTCGGATGTATTCAAAGACAAGATTGTACTTGTCGGCTATATGGCTACCGGATTAACGGAATTAAATACGGTCCCGGCCGGAAACAATTTCCCAAGTACGGAAATTATTGCCAATTCAATTCAAAATATTATTGAACAAAAATTTATCATGCGGCCTAAATGGTCTTTTGCTGTTGAGCTTGGAAGTTTGTTGGTTTGCGCTGCATTTATTACTTTCCTGCTTCCAAAACTCAAAGCCAAATGGGGCGCCATATTTTCAGTTGTTTTGCTTTTAATAATTTTAGGCGCGGGAACTTATTTCTTCGTTTTCAACGGTTTATGGATAAAAGTTTTTTATCCGTCGTTTTTGCTGATATTCGGCTACACAGTAATTACATCAAAACGTTTCCTCTTGACAGAAAAAAGAAAAGAGCTTGTTGAAGCAGAAAGTATTGAAACTAATAAGATGCTCGGGCTTTCTTTTCAGGGGCAGGGTATGCTGGACCTGGCGTTTGAAAAATTTAGAAAATGCCCTCTTGATGACACAGTCAAAGATTTACTTTACAACCTGGGCCTTGATTTTGAAAGAAAAAGGCAATTCAATAAAGCTGCTTCAGTTTATGAGCATGTCGCAACAGCCGACCCGAAGTTTAAAGACATTGAAGAGCGCATGAAAACTCTTAAAGCGGTCAGTGAAGGCATGATGATGGGTTCTGTGCCGGGTTCCAAGAGAACCAAAGGTGATACAGTCATAATGGAAGGCCTTGCAAACCAGGCTCCTACGCTTGGCAGGTATGAAATAGTAAAAGAATTGGGCCATGGCGCCATGGGAACAGTTTATCTGGGCAAAGACCCTAAAATTAACCGGTTGGTAGCTATAAAAACAGTACGTTTTGAGGATGATTTACCTGAAGAAGAGATGAAAGCGATAAAACAAAGATTTTTCCGCGAAGCGGAATCCGCAGGCAATCTTTCTCATCCGAATATTATCCGAATTTTTGATGCCGGCGAGGATTATGACGTTTCCTATATAGCCATGGAATTGTTGGAAGGCGAAGATTTGAAAAAGTACGGTGAAAAAGCAAACCTGCTTCCAATAAAAGACGTAATAAATATTTTGATAAGGGTTGCAGATGGTTTGGATTTTGCCCACAAACAGGGTGTTGTTCATAGAGATATAAAACCTGCGAATATTATGATGCTTAAGGATGGTTCAATAAGAATTACTGATTTTGGCATAGCCCGCGTTATGGCATCATCAAAAACGCAGACAGGAACTGTTCTTGGGACGCCGTCCCATATGTCTCCGGAGCAGGTTGCCGGGAAAAAGGTTGACGGAAGGGCTGATCTTTTTTCTTTCGGCGTGATGATGTTTGAACTGTTGACGGGCCAGAAACCATTCCAGGGTGACAGCATAGCAACATTGATTTACCGGATAGCCAATGAAAAACACCCGGATCCAAAATCAATCAGAACTGATTTTCCTGATTGTTTAGTACCTGTAATAGATAAAGCATTGCAGAAAGACCCGAATAACCGTTACCAGACAGGGAAAGAAATCGTGGATGATTTGACAGTCTGTTTAGGAAAACTATAA
- a CDS encoding Stp1/IreP family PP2C-type Ser/Thr phosphatase, which produces MKLIIAGKTDKGVVRQNNEDAYAVDEEIKLLVVCDGAGGQATGEVASKIATDVIPTQMRRALINKERTIFGEKNPNFSDETNFLASSIRFANQVIFEAARKYPQNSGMATTVVSVLVKDDTISYCNVGDSRIYLIREGTFKQLTNDHSLVMEQLRRCLITKDQAEKSEYKNILVRALGPKQDVEVDMQEMPAKEGDLLMLCSDGLTHMTKDSEIFEKIKNGQVPEEICEKLINLANDAGGKDNITVIAAKLTKEEGILKNFVSFIRGKYAS; this is translated from the coding sequence ATGAAATTGATTATTGCTGGCAAAACAGATAAAGGTGTGGTGCGGCAAAATAACGAGGATGCTTACGCCGTTGACGAAGAGATTAAATTATTGGTAGTTTGCGATGGTGCCGGCGGTCAGGCAACAGGAGAAGTAGCGAGCAAGATAGCAACAGACGTTATACCTACACAGATGCGCCGAGCTCTTATAAATAAAGAAAGAACGATATTCGGAGAAAAAAATCCGAATTTTTCTGATGAGACAAATTTTCTTGCTTCAAGCATAAGATTTGCAAATCAGGTGATATTTGAAGCGGCAAGGAAATACCCGCAAAATTCCGGGATGGCTACAACTGTAGTTTCAGTGCTGGTTAAAGATGACACTATTTCTTATTGTAATGTTGGTGACAGCCGGATCTATTTAATAAGGGAAGGGACATTTAAACAACTGACTAATGACCATTCGCTGGTTATGGAACAGTTAAGAAGATGTTTAATAACAAAGGACCAGGCAGAAAAATCGGAATATAAAAATATTTTAGTAAGAGCGCTGGGGCCCAAACAGGATGTGGAAGTTGATATGCAGGAGATGCCGGCAAAAGAGGGGGATTTGCTCATGCTTTGTTCTGACGGTTTAACTCACATGACCAAGGATTCAGAAATATTTGAAAAAATAAAGAATGGCCAGGTTCCAGAAGAAATTTGTGAAAAATTAATTAATCTGGCAAACGATGCCGGCGGGAAAGACAACATAACCGTAATAGCAGCAAAATTAACTAAAGAAGAAGGAATATTGAAAAATTTCGTTTCTTTTATTAGGGGAAAATATGCCTCCTAA
- a CDS encoding FHA domain-containing protein: protein MPPKFLLKFNAAVIKEIPIPESVKLLTIGRKPDNDIVIDNPAISGHHCKVTKFGNVYFVEDLGSTNGTYIKGKKIIKAEIHHNDQIDLAKHSLQFFYEEELKEQGPADKTVVLNSEAQKEILERYAQSAQPASSPLPIPDIPSTDKTAYLKVVDGVVDKTEIDITTIVTYIGTTDAAAIKYKPGSGIFAGGAPEIAGLINKRPEGYILKALKSGFPKVNSQPVKDQILLKEWDVIEVGKTKLILLSKDRT, encoded by the coding sequence ATGCCTCCTAAATTTTTACTAAAATTCAATGCAGCAGTAATCAAAGAAATCCCAATTCCTGAAAGCGTAAAATTATTAACTATCGGCAGGAAACCTGATAACGACATCGTTATTGACAATCCTGCAATTTCAGGGCACCATTGCAAAGTAACAAAGTTCGGAAATGTTTATTTTGTTGAAGATTTAGGCAGTACAAACGGTACTTACATTAAAGGTAAAAAAATCATTAAAGCAGAAATCCATCACAACGACCAGATTGACCTGGCGAAGCACTCATTACAGTTTTTTTACGAAGAAGAGCTCAAGGAACAAGGCCCGGCTGATAAAACAGTTGTTTTAAATTCGGAAGCGCAAAAAGAAATTCTTGAAAGGTATGCACAATCGGCGCAGCCGGCATCCTCCCCGCTTCCAATCCCGGATATTCCTTCTACTGACAAAACCGCATATTTAAAAGTGGTTGATGGGGTTGTTGACAAGACAGAAATTGATATCACAACAATAGTAACTTATATCGGTACTACTGACGCAGCCGCGATAAAATATAAACCAGGAAGCGGTATTTTTGCAGGCGGAGCACCGGAAATAGCCGGGCTTATTAATAAAAGGCCGGAAGGGTATATTCTTAAAGCTTTAAAGAGCGGGTTCCCAAAAGTAAACAGCCAGCCGGTAAAAGACCAGATTTTGTTAAAAGAATGGGATGTAATTGAGGTTGGCAAGACAAAATTGATATTGCTCTCAAAAGACAGAACCTGA
- a CDS encoding HAD-IA family hydrolase codes for MSKIKLLIFDLDGTLVDSKLDLANAVNYALKSLDLPPVRNKIIYDFIGDGVWQLVERSFGPKNSDKVEEGFKLFRDYYKEHLLDTTVLYPGVEDTLKCFKKLRKCVVTNKSEAFSKTIINGLNIEHYFDLVYGGDTFDKRKPDPFALLKAIEELKVSPSETIMIGDSRNDILVAKAANTVSCAVGYGLEDRETLLSNKPDFFIESITELRNILKGNILKGY; via the coding sequence ATGAGTAAAATTAAATTATTAATTTTTGACCTGGATGGCACGCTGGTAGATTCGAAGCTGGACCTGGCTAATGCGGTAAATTATGCTTTAAAGTCTCTTGATTTACCGCCCGTAAGAAATAAAATAATTTACGATTTTATCGGAGATGGCGTATGGCAATTAGTAGAAAGGTCTTTTGGGCCAAAAAATTCTGATAAAGTAGAGGAAGGGTTTAAATTGTTCAGAGACTATTATAAGGAACACTTGCTTGATACAACTGTGCTTTATCCCGGTGTTGAAGATACGTTAAAGTGTTTCAAGAAATTGAGAAAATGTGTTGTTACCAACAAATCTGAAGCTTTTTCAAAAACTATAATAAACGGGCTTAACATTGAACATTATTTTGATTTAGTTTACGGCGGAGATACATTTGATAAGCGCAAACCGGACCCTTTTGCTTTACTAAAAGCTATAGAAGAACTCAAAGTAAGCCCGTCTGAAACAATCATGATCGGTGACAGCAGGAACGATATCCTGGTGGCGAAGGCTGCAAATACGGTAAGCTGTGCAGTAGGATATGGCCTTGAAGACAGGGAAACGTTATTGAGCAACAAACCGGATTTTTTTATTGAAAGCATAACAGAGCTGAGAAATATTTTGAAAGGCAATATTTTGAAAGGCTATTGA
- a CDS encoding FecR family protein, giving the protein MKKIYLLVLSIMFFSSQAFCDLIITKISGKVGVMSGVNKSWVTPKPYQKLDQDDVVKTFSNGKVELLFEDGTTVWLKENTQLQIARLQSDSRTIVLQAGRIRTKVIPLKFGMKFSAKTPTAVASVRGTEFILLMDESVSQLLVIAGKVDFGSLVSQLTSLVEAGNSSLSDSLGKMTPPQQIEGNDLQVVNDNSWTDFSAPAEQQTEGTPAPEEQKTQKEEMKQDLAELRQEIRELVMDVKTDVATAKEYTDEIKESDISTGRTLRDNFGNVVRVEQMMLRPDTKTLQFINITKRSDYSYKGYFTYDGPSTARIDSIDAKITFNLAMPEDITDWPSFASNNDSLKPVSMTVKFSNGKDSILMDNTYLGEKTDAHGNTSEEWAHSTLFKGKDGEWKLDDEDYEKTDSLYFDPGEGIDSSGDDVFWSWAISPKIRLYRDLNNDGKFSSGDTIKYVYMGSEAYLINNSGGILAAANFSDSSVNPFVLLKEIAFQNVMFCRIGDSGSLLFAGIKGVDSEDIPITVKDTVRNNYGNLNNFFERGNLDLVYTPDIFIPIAQKIASQFDKIDTGSKSDKNNNSMRL; this is encoded by the coding sequence ATGAAAAAAATATACCTTTTGGTTTTATCAATTATGTTTTTTTCTTCGCAGGCATTTTGTGATCTTATCATTACGAAAATATCAGGTAAAGTAGGAGTCATGTCCGGCGTTAATAAAAGCTGGGTTACTCCAAAACCTTACCAGAAACTTGACCAGGATGATGTTGTGAAAACATTTTCTAACGGCAAAGTGGAGCTTCTTTTCGAAGACGGCACTACGGTCTGGCTGAAAGAAAACACGCAGCTGCAGATTGCCCGGTTGCAGAGCGATTCCAGGACTATAGTATTACAAGCAGGCAGGATCCGCACAAAGGTAATTCCCTTAAAATTCGGTATGAAATTTTCTGCAAAAACGCCGACAGCTGTAGCTTCAGTCCGCGGGACCGAGTTTATTTTACTCATGGATGAATCTGTGAGCCAATTACTGGTCATTGCAGGCAAGGTTGATTTTGGGAGCCTTGTATCCCAGCTCACGTCTTTAGTTGAAGCAGGCAATTCTTCTTTATCTGATTCCCTGGGTAAGATGACTCCGCCACAGCAGATTGAAGGAAATGACCTGCAAGTCGTAAACGATAATAGCTGGACCGATTTCAGCGCTCCTGCAGAACAACAAACTGAAGGAACTCCTGCACCTGAGGAACAAAAAACACAAAAAGAAGAAATGAAACAGGATCTGGCTGAATTAAGGCAGGAAATCCGCGAGTTGGTTATGGATGTAAAAACGGATGTCGCAACAGCGAAAGAATATACAGACGAAATAAAAGAATCAGATATTTCAACCGGCAGGACCCTGCGGGATAATTTTGGGAATGTAGTCAGAGTGGAACAAATGATGCTCCGCCCGGACACCAAAACACTGCAATTTATTAATATCACCAAAAGAAGCGATTATTCATACAAGGGCTATTTCACCTATGACGGGCCTTCCACTGCGCGCATAGATTCAATTGACGCTAAGATAACTTTTAACTTAGCTATGCCTGAAGATATTACCGACTGGCCTTCTTTTGCTTCTAACAACGATTCCTTGAAGCCTGTAAGCATGACAGTGAAGTTTTCTAACGGCAAAGATTCAATATTGATGGATAATACATATTTGGGTGAAAAAACCGATGCCCATGGTAATACGTCAGAAGAATGGGCTCATTCCACGTTGTTTAAAGGTAAAGACGGTGAATGGAAATTAGATGATGAGGATTATGAGAAAACGGATTCGTTATATTTTGACCCGGGGGAAGGCATAGACAGCAGCGGAGATGATGTTTTCTGGTCCTGGGCCATTTCCCCGAAAATAAGGCTTTACCGTGACTTGAACAATGACGGTAAATTCAGCTCCGGCGATACTATTAAATATGTTTATATGGGCAGCGAAGCATACCTTATAAATAACAGCGGCGGTATTTTAGCTGCCGCTAATTTTTCTGATTCCAGCGTAAATCCTTTTGTTCTCCTCAAAGAAATAGCTTTTCAGAATGTTATGTTTTGCAGGATAGGCGACAGCGGCAGCCTGCTGTTTGCAGGAATAAAGGGAGTAGATTCTGAAGATATTCCTATAACTGTGAAGGATACTGTCAGGAACAATTACGGTAATTTGAATAATTTTTTTGAGCGGGGCAATCTGGACCTGGTTTACACGCCGGATATTTTCATACCGATAGCCCAGAAGATTGCTTCACAGTTTGATAAAATTGATACAGGTTCGAAAAGCGACAAAAATAATAATAGCATGCGTTTATAA